One window from the genome of Pyrus communis chromosome 16, drPyrComm1.1, whole genome shotgun sequence encodes:
- the LOC137721074 gene encoding receptor like protein 29-like produces the protein MANVSTNLVHLGLAGNQLQGPIPDVFANMVSLVSLGLSVNALEGGIPKSFRNLCSLEWLSLEENKLSDRLEDSVEDLSCAQDTLEYLSLSENPFSGSFPDNLTRFSSLKELYIEFTNVSSSKPVHWITA, from the coding sequence ATGGCCAATGTCAGCACCAACCTTGTTCACCTTGGTTTAGCTGGTAATCAGTTGCAAGGTCCCATCCCGGATGTGTTTGCAAACATGGTTTCTCTCGTGTCTCTTGGTCTCTCGGTTAACGCACTTGAAGGCGGGATACCGAAATCGTTTCGAAACCTTTGCAGTTTAGAGTGGTTGAGTTTAGAGGAAAACAAACTTTCCGACAGACTTGAAGACTCTGTCGAAGACTTGTCTTGTGCTCAAGACACCCTCGAGTACTTGTCTTTAAGTGAGAACCCGTTTTCGGGTTCATTTCCTGATAACCTTACAAGATTTTCATCCTTGAAAGAATTGTACATTGAATTCACCAACGTAAGTAGTTCAAAACCAGTTCACTGGATCACTGCCTGA
- the LOC137721547 gene encoding receptor-like protein EIX2 gives MLLTIIYSVLFALTSAKCCLGAGISSNIRCLQAEKTALLQFKQGLIDKSNVLASWETGKDCCKWRGIACNNKTGHVVTLDLYYNYSDISHVGTPLSGVISPSLLELPYLTYLDLSFNNFQGEIPKFIGSLSRLEQLKLAGADLSGPIPPQLGNLSSLYTLDLAWNYVTFVNLEWLSHLSSLRYLNMSRLNFSEVVNWPESISKLPSLVELQLSSCNLPNVELSSLSFVNSSNSLQVLELSDNILDLSIFYWMANVSTNLVHIGLVGDQLQGPFPDVFANMVSLVSLDLLYNKLEGGIPKSFRNLCSLESLNLEGNTLSDRLEDSVENLSCAQDTLEFLCLSGNPFSGSCPDNLTRFSSLKVLYIEGTNVSGSLPKSFQPLSQLRSLSLLRNQFTGSLPDFTGLSLLRQLYISQNQLNGSLPESIGQLSSLEDLDLSWNSLSGVITEVHFSNLSRLNFLEFSHNPLSFNLSSDWNPPFQIKSLGLSSCNVGPAFPKWIQTQTKLTSLYMADAEISDSIPDTFWDLSSSFVELNLSMNQIHGKLPNLSTKNRTFFSFDLSSNLLDGPLPPFPSSVADLRLSQNMFSGPLSSFCETEAPNLFNLDLSDNQLSGELPTCWMQFRSLFVLNMAKNNLSGKISSSLGYLKDVVLLRLQDNKLSGELPSLENCTKLRVLDIGDNKLSGKIPTWIGPSLTKLLVLRLKSNGFYGSIPLSLCSLPALHVLDFSKNNLSGALPHCLPNITALSSMSPKVEDDSVVGFVQLVWKGILIEFGENLKLLRSIDISSNNLSGDIPESVTSLLKLISLNLSSNNFTGVLPNNFGQLEMLESLDLSRNQISGSIPPSFSSLHFLGVLDLSYNNLSGRIPVSTQLQSFDASQFTGNLGLCGQPLTPQCPGDVTTEDPAVPNGSGSDKTKQDDDGLISLGFYVGLALGFIIGFWSVCGTLVLKTSWRYAYFRFFDDIKARIM, from the coding sequence ATGTTGCTCACAATCATATATTCTGTCTTGTTTGCTCTCACATCTGCCAAATGCTGTTTGGGTGCTGGAATCAGTTCCAACATCAGGTGCTTACAAGCAGAAAAAACCGCTCTGCTTCAGTTCAAACAGGGCCTCATCGACAAGTCCAACGTTCTTGCCTCTTGGGAAACCGGCAAAGATTGTTGCAAGTGGAGAGGAATCGCTTGCAACAACAAAACAGGTCATGTTGTCACGCTAGATCTCTATTACAATTATTCTGATATTTCTCATGTTGGAACTCCCCTAAGTGGTGTGATTTCTCCTTCTCTACTTGAATTGCCATATCTAACTTACTTGGACCTCAGTTTCAATAATTTCCAAGGAGAAATTCCCAAGTTCATTGGTTCCTTGAGTCGATTGGAACAACTCAAACTAGCAGGTGCTGATCTTAGCGGACCAATTCCTCCCCAACTCGGAAATCTCTCTAGTTTGTATACTCTTGATCTTGCATGGAACTATGTCACTTTTGTAAATCTCGAGTGGTTATCTCATCTTTCTTCTTTGAGGTACTTGAATATGTCGCGTCTTAATTTTTCCGAGGTTGTAAATTGGCCCGAATCTATAAGCAAACTCCCTTCACTTGTTGAGCTTCAGTTATCTTCATGTAATCTTCCCAATGTTGAATTGAGTTCgctttcttttgtcaattcTTCAAACTCTCTTCAAGTCCTTGAGCTGTCGGATAATATTCTTGATCTTTCAATATTTTATTGGATGGCCAATGTCAGCACCAACCTTGTTCACATTGGTTTAGTTGGTGATCAGTTGCAAGGTCCCTTCCCAGATGTTTTTGCTAACATGGTTTCTCTCGTGTCTCTTGATCTCTTGTATAACAAACTTGAAGGCGGGATACCAAAATCATTTCGAAACCTTTGCAGCTTAGAGTCGTTGAATTTAGAGGGAAACACACTTTCCGACAGACTTGAAGACTCTGTCGAAAACTTGTCTTGTGCTCAAGACACCCTCGAGTTCTTGTGTTTAAGTGGGAACCCGTTTTCGGGTTCATGTCCTGACAACCTTACAAGATTTTCATCCTTGAAAGTATTGTACATTGAGGGCACCAACGTAAGTGGATCTCTTCCAAAAAGTTTTCAGCCACTCTCCCAGCTAAGATCCTTGAGCCTATTAAGAAACCAGTTCACCGGATCACTGCCTGATTTTACAGGTCTTTCGTTGTTAAGGCAGTTATATATCTCCCAAAATCAACTCAACGGATCTCTACCTGAGAGCATCGGCCAACTTTCCAGCCTCGAAGATTTGGATCTTTCTTGGAATTCTTTAAGTGGTGTCATAACTGAAGTGCACTTCTCCAATCTCTCCCGTTTAAACTTCTTGGAATTTTCCCATAATCCTTTGTCTTTCAACTTGAGCTCGGATTGGAATCCGCCTTTCCAAATCAAAAGTCTAGGATTGTCCTCTTGCAATGTTGGCCCTGCTTTTCCGAAATGGATTCAAACTCAGACAAAACTTACTTCACTTTACATGGCTGATGCTGAGATTTCGGATTCTATACCTGATACGTTTTGGGATCTGTCTTCCAGCTTCGTCGAGTTAAACCTATCAATGAACCAAATCCATGGAAAGTTACCAAATTTGTCAACAAAAAACCgcaccttcttttcttttgacttgtCATCTAATCTCTTGGACGGCCCACTTCCGCCGTTTCCTTCAAGTGTAGCCGACCTGCGTCTCTCCCAAAACATGTTTTCGGGACCCTTATCTTCCTTTTGTGAAACAGAAGCTCCAAACTTGTTTAATCTAGACCTTTCCGACAATCAGCTATCCGGCGAACTTCCTACTTGTTGGATGCAGTTTCGAAGTTTGTTCGTCTTGAACATGGCTAAGAACAATCTCTCCGGGAAAATTTCAAGCTCATTAGGCTACTTAAAAGATGTTGTATTGTTACGCTTACAGGATAACAAACTTTCCGGAGAATTGCCTTCCTTGGAGAACTGTACAAAATTAAGAGTTCTTGACATCGGTGACAATAAGCTATCTGGAAAGATACCGACATGGATAGGCCCGAGCCTAACAAAGTTGCTGGTTCTTCGCTTAAAGTCGAATGGGTTTTATGGAAGCATACCTTTAAGTCTATGCAGTCTTCCTGCGCTTCATGTTTtggacttctccaagaacaaTCTATCCGGAGCCTTGCCCCATTGCCTCCCTAACATAACAGCTTTGTCTTCGATGTCCCCCAAGGTGGAGGACGACTCTGTAGTTGGGTTTGTGCAACTGGTTTGGAAAGGAATATTGATCGAGTTTGGCGAAAATCTTAAGCTTTTGAGAAGCATTGACATTTCGAGCAACAACTTAAGCGGAGACATTCCAGAAAGTGTAACAAGCTTGTTGAAGTTGATTTCTCTGAACCTGTCAAGCAACAATTTTACTGGGGTGCTTCCTAACAACTTTGGTCAGCTGGAGATGTTAGAATCGCTTGATTTGTCACGAAATCAGATATCTGGTAGCATCCCTCCGAGTTTTTCGAGCTTACATTTTCTTGGTGTCTTGGACTTGTCATACAACAACTTATCAGGAAGAATTCCGGTTAGTACTCAACTTCAAAGTTTTGATGCTTCGCAATTTACGGGAAATCTTGGACTTTGCGGGCAACCGCTCACACCACAATGCCCGGGAGATGTAACAACGGAAGATCCTGCAGTCCCCAATGGCAGTGGAAGTGACAAGACCAAACAAGATGATGATGGTCTCATAAGCTTGGGATTTTATGTTGGCTTGGCGCTTGGATTTATCATAGGATTCTGGAGTGTTTGTGGTACTTTAGTTCTTAAGACATCTTGGAGGTACGCCTATTTCCGGTTCTTTGATGATATAAAAGCTCGGATTATGTGA